A genome region from Erigeron canadensis isolate Cc75 chromosome 3, C_canadensis_v1, whole genome shotgun sequence includes the following:
- the LOC122591801 gene encoding methyl-CpG-binding domain-containing protein 4, giving the protein MEKETANGSSAVKKSPKSSAKKARTPQSSVDTFAVQCNECFKWRTLPTEDEFEEYRSKQSEDPFVCKKLEGIVCDDPADIEYDSSRTWVMDKPNIPKTPKGFQRVIVLRRDYSKMDVQYICPDGTRVRAAPGIITYLKEHPELSHVSATDFCFTSPKVMSDTIPEHIEKKTTGSSIKKQKK; this is encoded by the exons ATGGAGAAAGAGACTGCAAATGGCTCATCGGCAGTGAAGAAAAGCCCCAAATCATCTGCCAAG AAAGCAAGAACACCTCAGAGTTCTGTTGATACGTTTGCTGTGCAATGTAATGAGTGTTTCAAGTGGAGGACATTGCCAACAGAAGACGAATTTGAGGAGTACAGAAGTAAGCAAAGTGAAGATCCCTTTGTTTGCAAGAAACTTGAAGGAATTGTGTGCGATGATCCTGCTGATATCGAATACGATTCCTCTCGAACATGGGTCATGGATAAACCGAACATCCCGAAAACCCCAAAAGGTTTTCAGAGGGTAATTGTTCTTCGAAGAGACTACTCTAAAATGGATGTGCAGTATATCTGCCCTGATGGCACTAGGGTAAGAGCAGCTCCAGGAATCATAACGTATCTCAAAGAACATCCAGAGTTAAGCCATGTGTCAGCGACTGATTTCTGCTTCACGTCTCCAAAGGTGATGAGTGACACAATCCCTGAACATATTGAGAAGAAGACTACTGGTAGCAGCATCAAGAAACAGAAGAAGTGA